The following coding sequences lie in one Clostridia bacterium genomic window:
- the fabD gene encoding ACP S-malonyltransferase has protein sequence MRKIAFLFPGQGSQYVGMGRELFTQYPVARQVFQLGDEVLGYPISLLCFNGPEEELRLTANTQPAILLTSAAILKIVEEHGLRPDFVAGHSLGEYTALIAAGSLSIRDAVWLVRNRGIFMQQAVSPGQGTMAAILGLNTEQIKAICTQVAEYGIVEPANYNCPGQIVLAGETEAIKQAMALAQEYGAKRTLELSVSGPFHSSLLQNISTQLASILEKVIISRPWVPVAANCTAELVTSPLKIKTNLIQQVNHAVLWQQSIERLLAEGVTTFVEIGPGKVLSGLLKRIAKNIEMYNIEDRSSLEETLACLGGEINVN, from the coding sequence ATGAGAAAGATTGCATTTTTATTTCCCGGGCAAGGTTCACAATATGTAGGGATGGGTAGAGAACTATTTACCCAATATCCTGTAGCCCGTCAAGTATTTCAATTAGGTGATGAAGTTTTGGGCTATCCAATAAGTTTACTTTGTTTTAATGGCCCAGAAGAAGAATTGAGGCTCACTGCTAATACACAGCCAGCTATTTTGCTTACTAGTGCGGCTATTCTTAAAATAGTGGAAGAACATGGTTTGCGGCCGGATTTTGTAGCAGGACATAGTTTGGGGGAATATACGGCTTTGATTGCTGCTGGTTCTTTAAGTATTCGTGATGCTGTTTGGCTAGTTCGGAACCGGGGAATTTTTATGCAGCAAGCCGTATCTCCGGGCCAAGGCACCATGGCCGCAATTTTAGGTTTAAATACAGAACAAATAAAAGCCATTTGTACTCAGGTGGCCGAATATGGTATTGTTGAACCAGCCAATTATAATTGTCCAGGGCAGATTGTTTTAGCAGGAGAAACAGAGGCTATTAAACAGGCCATGGCTTTGGCACAGGAATATGGTGCTAAACGAACTTTAGAATTATCTGTAAGTGGTCCTTTTCATTCTAGTCTATTGCAAAATATTTCTACTCAACTAGCTTCTATTTTGGAAAAGGTAATTATTTCTCGTCCTTGGGTTCCGGTAGCAGCCAATTGTACCGCGGAATTGGTAACTAGTCCTTTAAAGATAAAGACTAATTTAATTCAACAGGTTAATCATGCGGTTTTATGGCAGCAATCTATAGAAAGATTGTTGGCAGAGGGTGTTACTACTTTTGTAGAAATTGGACCAGGAAAAGTTCTAAGTGGTTTATTAAAAAGGATTGCTAAAAATATAGAAATGTATAATATTGAGGATAGGAGTTCTTTGGAAGAAACACTTGCTTGCTTAGGAGGTGAAATAAATGTTAACTGA
- the ftsY gene encoding signal recognition particle-docking protein FtsY, protein MSFWSVFLKKVGAVVTGRTIVDEELFEELEETLILADVGVETACQLIERVRQKMWEEKLKTPEDLQNVLQAEIITILKAGNHHLTISQGTLTPILIVGVNGVGKTTSLAKLAYWLKKQGYEVMTAAADTFRAGAIEQLEIWCQRVGIELVRHQEGADPAAVVYDALQAAKARGKEVLLIDTAGRLQTKKNLMEELKKIKRIITRENPDNEGEVLLVLDATTGQNAFSQTELFAEAVEVSGVILTKMDGTAKGGVILGVQNEYHLPVKFLGVGEQITDFREFNPEEFVQELI, encoded by the coding sequence GTGAGTTTTTGGTCAGTATTTTTAAAAAAAGTGGGAGCAGTAGTTACTGGTAGAACAATTGTCGATGAGGAACTTTTTGAGGAATTAGAAGAAACCTTAATTTTAGCTGATGTAGGGGTGGAAACTGCTTGTCAATTGATAGAGCGTGTTCGACAAAAAATGTGGGAGGAAAAACTAAAAACTCCAGAAGATTTACAAAATGTCTTGCAGGCTGAAATAATTACAATTTTAAAAGCAGGTAATCATCACTTAACTATCTCACAAGGAACATTAACACCAATTTTAATAGTGGGTGTAAATGGTGTTGGGAAAACTACCTCTTTGGCTAAATTAGCTTATTGGTTAAAAAAACAAGGTTATGAGGTTATGACTGCTGCTGCTGATACCTTTCGGGCAGGGGCCATAGAACAACTAGAGATTTGGTGCCAAAGAGTAGGTATTGAATTGGTACGCCATCAGGAAGGAGCTGATCCGGCGGCAGTTGTTTATGATGCTTTACAGGCTGCCAAGGCTCGAGGTAAGGAGGTTCTTTTAATTGATACTGCCGGACGTTTGCAGACCAAGAAAAACTTGATGGAGGAATTAAAAAAGATTAAAAGAATTATTACCCGAGAAAATCCTGATAATGAAGGGGAAGTTTTATTGGTTTTGGATGCTACTACTGGACAAAATGCTTTTTCTCAAACTGAATTGTTTGCCGAAGCTGTGGAGGTTAGTGGGGTAATTCTTACAAAAATGGATGGTACAGCCAAAGGTGGCGTTATTTTAGGTGTGCAGAACGAATATCATTTACCTGTTAAATTTTTGGGTGTTGGAGAACAGATTACGGATTTTCGAGAATTTAATCCAGAAGAATTTGTTCAAGAGCTAATTTGA
- the mtnP gene encoding S-methyl-5'-thioadenosine phosphorylase: MAKADLAVIGGTGVYQISMLEKPQQLGLETRYGRVDLLVGDYQGRRVAFLARHGRGHSVPPHLINYRANIQALRDLKVKKIIATAAVGSLNEKMAPCDFVLVDQFLDFTKTRKSTFYEGRFRGVEHVDVTNPYCSEIRDFLYNTAQELNLKIHPQGCYVCTEGPRFETAAEVRMFQQLGGDVVGMTSVPEVVLAREVGIPYAAVCLVTNYAAGISTSPLSHQEVVEVTQKINQDLSRLLKAAVGDLPLKKGDSR, translated from the coding sequence ATGGCTAAGGCTGATCTTGCTGTTATCGGCGGTACAGGAGTGTACCAAATTAGTATGTTAGAAAAACCTCAACAATTGGGTTTAGAAACACGTTATGGTCGGGTTGATTTGCTTGTAGGTGATTATCAGGGACGCCGAGTTGCTTTTTTGGCTCGTCATGGTAGGGGACATTCTGTACCACCACATTTAATTAATTATCGGGCCAATATTCAGGCATTAAGGGATTTAAAGGTTAAAAAAATTATTGCTACAGCCGCGGTAGGTTCCTTAAATGAGAAGATGGCCCCTTGTGATTTTGTTTTAGTAGATCAATTTTTAGATTTTACAAAAACACGTAAAAGTACGTTTTATGAAGGACGTTTTCGGGGTGTGGAACATGTTGATGTCACCAATCCTTATTGTTCCGAAATTCGTGATTTTTTATATAATACAGCACAGGAATTGAATTTAAAAATTCATCCCCAAGGTTGTTATGTTTGTACTGAAGGGCCCCGTTTTGAAACAGCTGCTGAAGTGAGGATGTTTCAACAATTAGGTGGTGATGTGGTAGGCATGACCAGTGTCCCGGAGGTTGTTTTGGCTCGGGAAGTCGGTATTCCTTATGCGGCTGTTTGTTTGGTTACTAATTATGCGGCTGGAATTTCGACAAGCCCTCTTTCACATCAAGAGGTTGTTGAGGTTACACAAAAAATAAATCAGGATTTATCCCGTTTATTAAAAGCTGCAGTAGGTGATCTTCCTTTGAAAAAGGGAGATTCTAGATAA
- the smc gene encoding chromosome segregation protein SMC: MYLKRLEIQGFKSFAEKTKLEFKPGITLVVGPNGSGKSNIADAIRWVLGEQSVKTLRGAKMDDLIFAGSEERHPLGFAEVSLTIDNTSGTFPLDYHEITVTRRLYRSGESDYLINRTPCRLRDLHQLFMDTGIGREGFSLIGQGKVDEVLSVKPEVRRGLLEETAGIVKYRYKKREAVQKLSETETSLVRLHDLLAELKKQAVPLAEQAAKAKQYKDKQTKLNGLLIGLLLAENEKHKKDLTKLSEQLTNLELEIENLNTQLRYWQSCESEQKLILQKKLEIITAYREKLYQAQLDLEKNESSKKLLQERKISLQTQKEQLEKEQKQLNTEIAYFREKLSELKIERQTCQEKVEKARRELELHEAWLTSETEKEKKQELALEDLKNEHFEFLQAKTQLQNTISNLREQLTVLQAKKEKNIVRLEEITQISNKALTKIAQTEKSISEITSALFSGEQNLKTYEANLLAEQTKLKKQEEKNLFFQKEKAALESRLHLLQEMERDGQGYAYGVRGLLQLKTTGKIKGIMGTVAQIIKVPPAYERAVEVVLGGSLQYIVTLNEQVAQQAISWLKNKQQGRATFLPLDTVKGRKSRGNIPQGPGVIGCLADLITYQPEYNEIISYLLGTTWLVEDLAAAVEIGKITGFRFRLVTPAGEVVNPGGSLSGGSFKTKTGNLLSRKREIAELTQQKKAGEITLTQGLQQAEIFKKAVFNARREWERAQEKIQQLRLQKVEEEGVLASWQTEKKRSNAVMAELEAEIKERALLNKNIISQKAALKERIVTLEQEIELCVEKINTLVQALDHSQGVKLEKNETLTQLRITVATHEAKLATFNEEEKENALRLDKLMNLLNEKYLSRESLIEKDSEIAGEIVTTEQQIVEILKAIKNGENLLENERKIKEDLEVDLLNCTEKIKHFTELLTEKQAEEHQLQLRFSRLETAQKSVEQRLKEQFNLTMEQAGQIGVICTNKSWALSQISDLKTALGKLGEVNPGAIDEYTRLTERLSFLNNQITDLAQAKKRLDLVIEEMDRLMVQRFREAFQCVGIAFQEIFRQLFGGGKAELVLCEPGNLLETGVEVFVQPPGKKTQNLALLSGGERTLTAIALLMAMLKVKPSPFCVLDEIESNLDEANLERFANLLTHFSRQTQFIVISHRKKTMEVGDVLYGVTMQESGVSRLVAVKLAEAQQEAS, translated from the coding sequence TTGTACTTAAAAAGACTTGAAATTCAGGGCTTTAAATCTTTTGCCGAAAAAACTAAATTAGAATTTAAACCCGGAATAACTTTAGTCGTGGGTCCTAATGGTAGTGGTAAATCAAATATAGCTGATGCCATTCGGTGGGTATTAGGTGAGCAAAGTGTAAAAACCTTACGCGGTGCAAAAATGGATGACCTTATTTTTGCTGGTAGTGAGGAACGCCATCCCTTGGGTTTTGCCGAGGTTTCTTTGACAATTGACAATACTTCGGGAACCTTTCCTTTGGATTATCATGAAATTACAGTGACTCGCCGTTTATATCGTTCTGGTGAAAGTGATTATTTAATTAATCGCACACCCTGTCGTTTACGTGATCTTCATCAATTGTTTATGGATACTGGGATTGGTCGGGAAGGTTTTTCACTTATCGGTCAGGGTAAAGTAGACGAAGTTTTGTCCGTTAAACCTGAAGTTAGACGCGGTCTTTTGGAGGAAACTGCGGGAATTGTTAAATATCGTTATAAAAAACGTGAGGCAGTGCAAAAACTTTCAGAAACAGAAACTAGTTTGGTACGTTTACATGACTTGCTTGCAGAATTAAAAAAACAGGCTGTACCTTTGGCTGAACAGGCGGCTAAAGCTAAACAATATAAAGATAAACAGACCAAATTAAATGGTTTGTTAATTGGTTTACTGTTAGCTGAAAATGAAAAACATAAAAAAGATTTAACTAAACTTAGTGAACAGCTTACTAATTTAGAATTGGAAATAGAAAACCTAAATACACAGCTGCGGTATTGGCAAAGCTGTGAAAGTGAGCAAAAATTAATTCTACAAAAAAAGCTGGAAATTATCACAGCATATCGAGAAAAACTGTATCAAGCTCAATTAGATTTGGAGAAAAATGAGAGCAGTAAAAAATTACTGCAGGAACGAAAAATAAGTTTACAAACTCAAAAAGAGCAGTTGGAAAAGGAACAAAAACAATTAAATACGGAAATAGCATATTTTCGGGAAAAATTAAGTGAACTTAAAATCGAGCGGCAAACTTGTCAGGAAAAAGTTGAAAAAGCCCGCCGTGAATTAGAATTACATGAGGCTTGGTTAACTTCGGAAACAGAAAAGGAAAAAAAGCAAGAGTTAGCTTTGGAAGACTTAAAAAACGAACATTTTGAATTTTTACAAGCTAAAACTCAGCTGCAAAATACTATTTCTAATTTACGGGAACAATTAACTGTTTTACAAGCTAAAAAGGAGAAAAATATTGTTCGCCTTGAAGAGATTACACAAATTAGCAATAAGGCTTTAACTAAAATAGCACAGACTGAAAAATCTATTAGTGAAATTACTTCTGCTTTATTTTCTGGTGAGCAAAATTTAAAAACTTATGAAGCTAATCTTTTAGCTGAGCAAACTAAGTTGAAAAAACAGGAGGAAAAAAACTTGTTTTTTCAAAAAGAAAAGGCAGCTTTGGAATCTCGCCTTCATTTGCTTCAGGAAATGGAAAGGGATGGTCAAGGTTATGCTTATGGTGTGAGAGGACTATTACAATTAAAGACTACTGGGAAAATAAAAGGGATCATGGGTACAGTTGCTCAAATCATAAAAGTACCACCAGCTTATGAAAGGGCTGTGGAAGTAGTTTTGGGTGGTTCTTTACAATATATTGTTACCCTCAATGAACAGGTTGCACAGCAGGCCATTTCTTGGTTAAAAAACAAACAACAGGGACGGGCTACCTTTTTACCTTTGGATACAGTTAAAGGTAGAAAAAGCCGCGGCAACATTCCTCAGGGCCCGGGGGTTATTGGTTGTTTGGCTGATTTAATTACTTATCAACCTGAATATAATGAAATTATTAGTTATTTATTAGGTACCACTTGGTTAGTTGAGGATTTAGCTGCAGCCGTGGAAATAGGTAAAATTACTGGTTTTCGGTTTCGTCTGGTAACTCCTGCTGGTGAAGTGGTTAATCCAGGAGGCTCCTTAAGTGGTGGTAGTTTTAAAACTAAAACCGGCAATTTGTTAAGTCGCAAAAGAGAAATTGCGGAATTAACTCAACAAAAAAAGGCCGGGGAAATTACTTTAACTCAAGGATTACAACAAGCTGAAATTTTTAAAAAGGCTGTTTTTAATGCCCGGCGGGAATGGGAAAGAGCCCAAGAAAAAATTCAGCAGCTGCGTTTGCAAAAAGTTGAAGAAGAAGGAGTTTTAGCTAGCTGGCAGACAGAGAAGAAACGCTCTAACGCGGTAATGGCAGAATTGGAAGCGGAAATTAAAGAAAGGGCACTACTAAATAAAAATATAATTTCTCAAAAAGCTGCTTTAAAAGAAAGAATAGTTACTTTAGAGCAAGAAATTGAGCTCTGTGTGGAAAAAATAAATACTTTGGTACAGGCTTTAGATCATTCCCAGGGGGTAAAACTTGAAAAAAATGAGACTCTCACCCAATTACGTATCACGGTAGCTACTCATGAAGCCAAATTGGCTACTTTTAATGAAGAAGAAAAAGAAAATGCTTTACGTTTAGATAAATTAATGAATTTGTTAAATGAAAAATATCTTTCTAGGGAATCATTAATTGAAAAGGACAGCGAAATTGCTGGGGAAATAGTTACCACTGAACAACAAATTGTTGAGATATTGAAGGCAATTAAAAATGGGGAAAATTTATTGGAAAATGAACGAAAGATCAAGGAAGATTTAGAGGTAGATTTACTAAATTGTACGGAAAAAATAAAGCACTTTACGGAATTATTAACTGAAAAACAAGCTGAGGAGCATCAATTACAGCTTCGTTTTTCACGTTTGGAAACTGCACAAAAAAGTGTAGAGCAGCGTTTAAAGGAACAATTTAATTTGACCATGGAACAAGCCGGACAAATCGGGGTTATTTGTACAAACAAGTCTTGGGCTTTATCGCAAATTAGTGATTTGAAAACCGCTTTAGGGAAATTAGGTGAAGTAAATCCCGGAGCAATTGATGAATACACACGTCTTACTGAACGTCTAAGTTTCCTAAACAATCAAATTACTGATTTAGCACAAGCTAAAAAAAGATTAGATCTAGTCATTGAGGAAATGGATCGCTTAATGGTTCAAAGATTTCGTGAAGCCTTTCAGTGTGTAGGGATTGCTTTTCAAGAAATCTTTAGACAGCTTTTTGGAGGGGGTAAGGCTGAACTTGTACTTTGTGAACCGGGAAATTTATTGGAAACAGGTGTAGAAGTTTTTGTACAGCCTCCGGGTAAAAAAACACAAAACTTAGCTCTATTATCTGGTGGGGAAAGAACCTTAACCGCTATTGCCCTGTTAATGGCGATGTTAAAAGTAAAGCCAAGTCCTTTTTGTGTGCTTGATGAAATAGAATCTAATCTTGATGAAGCTAATTTAGAACGTTTCGCCAATTTATTAACTCATTTTTCCCGTCAAACACAATTTATTGTTATTTCACACCGCAAGAAAACTATGGAAGTCGGTGATGTTTTATATGGGGTGACTATGCAGGAAAGTGGAGTTTCACGTTTGGTGGCCGTAAAATTGGCAGAAGCACAGCAAGAGGCTAGTTAA
- the fabF gene encoding beta-ketoacyl-ACP synthase II, with translation MNERVVVTGMGAVTPLGNTVAEFWKNLWQAKSGIKRITRIDIKDVPTQIAGEVKNFQPELYLDRKEMRRMDRFSQFAIAGTKMALEDARVDLGVVPSERMGVIIGSGIGGMETLEEQIEIRLAKGSRRVSPFFIPMMISNMAAGQISIFCGATGPNYTVVTACASATHAIGEAFRLIQRGDADLIISGGCEAPITKMAYAGFCAMRALSTYNEVPEKASRPFDRNRDGFVMSEGAGILVLESLTSALSRKAPIYAEILGYGATADAYHITAPAPGGKGAAKAMSLALKDANLAPEKIDYINAHGTSTEFNDKMETAAIKTVFGQHAYRLAVSSTKSMTGHLLGAAGGVEAIAAVLALQHDLVPPTINYEEPDPECDLDYVPNQAREMPVQYALSNSLGFGGHNASLLFAKFKD, from the coding sequence ATGAATGAAAGGGTTGTTGTTACTGGAATGGGTGCAGTTACACCTTTAGGTAATACAGTAGCTGAGTTTTGGAAAAATTTGTGGCAAGCCAAATCCGGAATAAAGCGAATTACCCGTATAGATATTAAAGATGTTCCGACACAAATTGCCGGGGAAGTAAAAAACTTTCAACCGGAATTATATCTAGATCGCAAAGAAATGCGGCGTATGGATCGTTTTTCTCAATTTGCTATTGCCGGGACAAAAATGGCTTTAGAAGACGCCAGAGTGGATTTGGGAGTTGTACCTTCTGAGAGAATGGGAGTAATAATCGGTTCCGGAATTGGGGGTATGGAAACTTTAGAAGAACAGATTGAAATAAGGTTAGCCAAAGGTTCTAGAAGAGTTAGTCCCTTTTTTATTCCCATGATGATTAGTAATATGGCGGCTGGACAAATTTCAATATTTTGCGGTGCTACGGGACCAAATTATACTGTGGTTACTGCTTGTGCTTCGGCTACACATGCTATTGGCGAGGCTTTTCGGTTAATTCAGCGGGGTGATGCGGATTTAATAATTAGTGGTGGTTGTGAAGCTCCCATAACTAAAATGGCTTATGCCGGTTTTTGTGCTATGCGGGCTTTATCAACTTATAATGAAGTTCCTGAAAAGGCTAGTCGACCTTTTGATCGAAATAGGGATGGGTTTGTGATGAGTGAAGGTGCCGGTATTTTAGTTTTAGAAAGTTTGACTTCGGCTTTAAGTCGTAAGGCACCTATTTATGCCGAAATATTGGGTTATGGGGCTACAGCTGATGCTTACCATATTACAGCTCCTGCACCAGGAGGTAAAGGAGCAGCTAAGGCAATGTCTCTTGCTTTAAAGGATGCCAATTTGGCACCAGAAAAAATTGATTATATTAATGCTCACGGCACTTCTACGGAATTTAACGATAAAATGGAAACAGCTGCTATCAAAACTGTTTTTGGTCAGCATGCTTATCGCTTAGCAGTCAGTTCTACTAAATCGATGACTGGCCACCTTTTGGGTGCTGCGGGTGGAGTAGAGGCTATTGCTGCTGTTTTGGCTTTACAGCACGATTTGGTACCACCTACCATTAATTATGAGGAACCAGATCCTGAATGTGATTTAGATTATGTGCCTAATCAAGCCAGAGAAATGCCGGTTCAATATGCTTTGAGCAATTCCTTGGGTTTTGGGGGTCATAATGCCTCACTTTTGTTTGCTAAATTTAAGGATTAA
- the acpP gene encoding acyl carrier protein, which translates to MDEFVRIRSLVAEQLGVDEQDINLETTFDDLNADSLDVVELIMALEEEFDMEIPDEDAEKIRTVGDAVEYIKEQQ; encoded by the coding sequence ATGGATGAATTTGTTAGGATTAGATCATTGGTGGCTGAACAATTGGGGGTAGATGAACAAGATATTAATTTGGAAACTACTTTTGATGATTTGAATGCCGATTCGCTTGATGTAGTGGAATTAATTATGGCTTTAGAAGAAGAATTTGACATGGAGATCCCTGATGAGGATGCCGAGAAAATTAGGACAGTAGGTGATGCTGTTGAGTATATTAAGGAACAGCAGTAG
- a CDS encoding nitronate monooxygenase, which produces MHLPALKIGHLKPKFPIIQGGMAVRISTAPLAAAVANEGGIGIIAASGLSIQELKAEIRRARALTKGIIGVNVMYAATAFKELVISALQEKIDLVISGAGFSRDIFTWGKEARIPIVPIVSSVRLAKLSERLGAKAIVVEGKEAGGHLGTEEKVAEIVPEVKKNVNIPVIAAGGIVTGEDIATAIRQGADGVQMGTRFALSEESNAAPNLKEFYLESPHEFVLIDSPVGLKGRALKNEFTEKLLSGKINPVQKCKRCLKFCKGNFCIMTALENAQQGNLKDGLVFIGESLAKIKQLMSVKEIFQALLKEIELS; this is translated from the coding sequence GTGCACTTGCCAGCATTAAAGATTGGGCATTTGAAACCTAAATTCCCTATTATTCAAGGTGGTATGGCCGTGAGGATTTCCACGGCACCTTTGGCTGCGGCGGTAGCTAATGAAGGTGGTATTGGGATTATTGCCGCCAGTGGTTTAAGTATTCAAGAATTAAAAGCTGAAATTCGCCGAGCCCGGGCTTTAACTAAGGGCATTATTGGGGTGAATGTGATGTACGCCGCTACAGCCTTTAAGGAATTGGTTATTTCTGCTCTGCAGGAAAAAATTGATTTGGTTATTTCCGGTGCCGGTTTTTCACGTGATATCTTTACTTGGGGTAAGGAAGCACGTATTCCGATAGTACCGATTGTCTCTTCGGTAAGATTAGCTAAACTTTCCGAGAGATTAGGTGCCAAGGCTATTGTTGTAGAGGGTAAAGAGGCAGGTGGACATTTAGGTACAGAAGAAAAGGTTGCCGAGATTGTACCTGAGGTTAAAAAAAATGTTAATATTCCTGTGATTGCTGCAGGAGGAATTGTCACCGGAGAAGATATTGCTACAGCTATTCGTCAAGGGGCTGATGGGGTTCAAATGGGTACGCGTTTTGCCTTAAGTGAGGAATCAAATGCGGCCCCTAATTTAAAAGAATTCTATTTAGAGTCCCCACATGAATTTGTCTTGATAGATAGTCCGGTGGGTTTAAAAGGTAGGGCTTTAAAAAATGAATTTACGGAAAAGCTCTTGTCCGGAAAAATTAATCCTGTACAAAAATGTAAACGCTGTCTAAAATTTTGTAAGGGTAATTTTTGTATTATGACAGCATTAGAAAATGCTCAACAAGGTAATTTGAAAGATGGTTTGGTTTTTATTGGTGAATCTTTGGCCAAAATAAAACAATTAATGTCGGTTAAGGAAATTTTTCAGGCTCTGTTAAAAGAAATAGAATTATCTTAA
- the fabG gene encoding 3-oxoacyl-[acyl-carrier-protein] reductase, which translates to MLTEQVVLITGASRGIGRAIAIAFAEKGAQVIVNYKGNLAAAEEVKAIIEKNGGLVEILQADVSQAEQVKKMLAHILKKYGKIDVLVNNAGINRDTLIMRMKDEAWDKVIQTNLTAAFYCLREVTRPMLKQRSGRIINIASVVGLHGNVGQANYAAAKAGLIGLTKSAAQELAPRGIMVNAIAPGFIDTDMTRQLPEQIQEKIKTQIPVGHWGEPVDVAQLAVFLASPQAAYITGQVIAVDGGLTM; encoded by the coding sequence ATGTTAACTGAGCAGGTAGTATTGATTACAGGTGCCTCGCGGGGGATAGGTAGGGCCATAGCTATCGCTTTTGCCGAAAAAGGAGCTCAGGTAATTGTAAATTATAAAGGAAATCTGGCTGCAGCAGAAGAAGTAAAAGCAATAATTGAAAAAAACGGTGGTTTAGTGGAAATTCTTCAGGCAGATGTTTCTCAAGCTGAACAAGTAAAAAAAATGCTGGCCCATATTTTAAAGAAATATGGTAAGATTGATGTTTTGGTGAATAATGCTGGTATAAATCGTGATACTTTAATTATGAGAATGAAAGATGAGGCCTGGGATAAAGTAATCCAAACGAATTTAACCGCAGCTTTTTATTGTCTTCGTGAAGTAACTCGTCCTATGTTAAAACAGCGTTCTGGTAGAATAATTAATATTGCTTCCGTAGTGGGGCTTCATGGTAATGTGGGGCAGGCTAATTATGCTGCTGCCAAAGCGGGTTTAATTGGCTTAACAAAAAGTGCTGCCCAAGAATTAGCTCCTCGTGGTATAATGGTAAATGCCATTGCACCTGGTTTTATTGATACAGATATGACTCGTCAATTACCAGAACAAATTCAAGAAAAGATTAAAACTCAAATACCGGTGGGGCATTGGGGGGAACCTGTAGATGTCGCACAATTAGCCGTATTTCTAGCTAGTCCACAGGCTGCTTACATAACCGGGCAAGTAATTGCCGTTGATGGTGGTCTGACAATGTAA
- the rnc gene encoding ribonuclease III: protein MQNKRNEAWRQLLSKLPLSKKPDLGLIEQALTHPSAVYEHLPGQKIHNQRLEFLGDAVIGLVIAEYLYQHYPQKSEGELTKMRAAIVCEAALVQSAQALELGKYLLLGKGEKLTGGAERVSNLVDAFEALLGALYLSLGLKEVSKLILLVLQKQIQEALQGEWGDFKTELQEYIQQNPDSSLHYQILRESGPDHAKQFLAAVFLNGQKLAEGQGRTKKEAEQQAAKEALKDLRG, encoded by the coding sequence TTGCAGAATAAAAGAAACGAAGCTTGGAGACAATTATTATCCAAATTACCTTTATCAAAAAAACCAGATCTGGGTTTAATTGAGCAAGCCCTTACACATCCTTCAGCCGTATATGAACATTTACCTGGTCAAAAAATACATAATCAGCGGTTGGAGTTTTTGGGAGATGCTGTGATTGGTTTGGTTATTGCCGAATATTTGTATCAGCACTATCCGCAAAAAAGTGAAGGGGAATTAACTAAAATGCGGGCAGCTATTGTTTGTGAGGCTGCACTAGTACAAAGTGCCCAAGCGTTAGAATTAGGTAAATATCTTTTATTAGGTAAGGGAGAAAAATTAACAGGGGGTGCTGAGCGAGTCTCCAATTTGGTAGATGCTTTCGAGGCTTTACTTGGTGCCTTGTATCTTTCTTTAGGTTTAAAAGAAGTAAGTAAGTTAATTTTGCTGGTCTTACAAAAGCAAATTCAAGAAGCCCTTCAGGGTGAATGGGGAGATTTTAAAACTGAATTACAGGAATATATTCAGCAAAATCCTGATAGTAGTTTACATTATCAAATTCTACGGGAAAGTGGACCTGATCATGCTAAACAATTTTTAGCTGCTGTTTTTTTAAATGGGCAAAAATTAGCTGAAGGTCAAGGAAGAACAAAAAAAGAAGCTGAACAGCAGGCTGCCAAGGAGGCTCTTAAAGATTTGCGGGGCTAA